The genomic interval GACAAAAACTCTTGGTAGTTAAAATGGGACAAACGCTTCCCTCCATTAAGACACTAGCAAATGACCCAGACTTGTGGCCTTCTCACGCAAAAGAACTTAAAATGGTTAACCAGTATACACGTGTAGCTTTATTCTTCTATGGTCCGAAGACTGGGCAAAACGAAGGCGACATAAACCAGCTAATACTGGCGGCGGTCAAAGGAGAAATATCAATCAACGACGCTATAAACCTCATGAAGACAAAAGTAGCAGAATCATTTAAATCCTAGGAAGTCCAAAAACCCTTAATGGGTGCAAAAATAAATGAATTTTTTTGTTAAAAATAAGTCTTCATTGGAATACCTCGCATTTCTCTTACTAACCCTCTACCCCTTAACCTTAAACTTTGTTTTCGGCTACTTTTCCATGATCTTTGCTTTTGCTTTAAGCTTCTTTGAATGGGATATTCTGACACCTATGCGTTTCGTAGGTGTATTCAACTACTATAAGCTAGCCCAAGAGGTTTATAAAGGTATTAATCTTCTCCTTACAAATACCAACCTTTTATATCTTCAGGCCCCATTCACAAACGGCCTCAAAAATATACTACTCTACACCTTACTGGTAGTCCCTACACAGACTGTTCTAGCATTAGTCCTTGCAGTCTTAGCCAACCAAAAACTCCGGGGATCACACTTCTACAGGGTGGCATACTTTTTGCCAGCAACTACTTGCCCAGTTATTGTGTCTCTAATATTTATCTGGCTATTTATGAGGGACGGCTTTATCAATTACTTTGTATCGGCATTGACAGGTGGCTATAGGCCTGACTGGCTTAACGACCCCGCATATCTTTTGCCAGCAATAGCTATTGTAGCTATATGGGGTACAAGTGCACACTTTTCAGTGACTTTTCTCGCTGGACTACAAGCCCTCCCGAAGGAAGTTTATGAAGCTGCCAGGATTGACGGTGCAAACTGGTTTAACCGTTTCATCCATATAACTATTCCTCTATTAAAACCCCTGGTAACATACGTTGTAGTTTTGGGAACAATAGGTGCCCTTCAAATGTTTGACCTTGCATGGGTTATGGCTGGCCAAAGTGGTGGAGCCGGAGGAGCTGGCTACACTGTCGCGCTAGACATCTACAATACAGCATTTATACAGCTACGCTATGGTTATGCTGCTGCAAAGGCTGTGATTCTCTTCTTAATTGTTTTTACCCTAAATTATTTTGTCCAAGAGAAATTGAAATACTATAGGGTGAGTTAGGGATGCTGAGGAGTGAAATTAAAAGATTGCTCCTTACAGGTCTAATTTATACGGTCATGACTTTACTAGCATTAATCTACTTGATGCCATTCATACGATCCATATTTGCCTCTTTTATGACGTGGAAGCAAGCCTCAGCATTCCCGCCTGAATGGAT from Thermofilum adornatum carries:
- a CDS encoding carbohydrate ABC transporter permease, producing MNFFVKNKSSLEYLAFLLLTLYPLTLNFVFGYFSMIFAFALSFFEWDILTPMRFVGVFNYYKLAQEVYKGINLLLTNTNLLYLQAPFTNGLKNILLYTLLVVPTQTVLALVLAVLANQKLRGSHFYRVAYFLPATTCPVIVSLIFIWLFMRDGFINYFVSALTGGYRPDWLNDPAYLLPAIAIVAIWGTSAHFSVTFLAGLQALPKEVYEAARIDGANWFNRFIHITIPLLKPLVTYVVVLGTIGALQMFDLAWVMAGQSGGAGGAGYTVALDIYNTAFIQLRYGYAAAKAVILFLIVFTLNYFVQEKLKYYRVS